A DNA window from Brassica napus cultivar Da-Ae chromosome C1, Da-Ae, whole genome shotgun sequence contains the following coding sequences:
- the LOC111202028 gene encoding uncharacterized protein LOC111202028 has protein sequence MHFSLWKQIHHCATLILHKSKSSRRRSPDSSLNASKEAALLRKLYEDKLREALEEASENGSLLKSQTIDQEENQVGRSRSLARLHAQRDFLRATALAADHVYSSEDSLPDLLEALAKFLAMYPKYQASDKIDQLRSDEYSHLSSSKVCLDYCGFGLFSYVQTLHYWDTCTFSLSEITANLSNHALYGGAESSTVEHDIRARIMDYLNIPESEYGLVFTVSRGSAFKLLAESYPFQTNKRLLTMFDHESQSVNWMAQTAKEKGAKAYNAWFKWPSLKLCSTDLKKRLSYKKRKKKDSAVGLFVFPAQSRVTGGKYSYQWMALAQQNHWHVLLDAGSLGPKDMDSLGLSLFRPEFIITSFYRVFGHDPTGFGCLLIKKSVMGSLQSQSGKTGSGIVKIIPQYPLYLSDSVDGLDGLVDKTEEEARRPAFSGAYTSAQVNDVFETEDNISSDRDGTTSTAIFEETESVSVGELMKSPVFSEDESSENFWIDLGQSPDQHNKIVSPPLPPVWFSKQKHSPKPVVPKSYSNPIYDGGRDVLSFDAAVMSVTEKGTNTAPLRSSDGSSEIKESAIRRETEGEFRLLGGRDGGRSRVLGVEDEHTSKGRRVSFNVDRISHSVVEPGEASLASVYDDEYNHTSDEEVADDEWDRRENETEIVCRHIDHVNMLGLNRTTTRLRFLINWLVVSLLQLQVAEPGGGRSVSLVQIYGPKIKYERGGAVAFNVRDRSKGFVSPEIVQRLGEREGISLGIGILSHIRVVDDDNKHRSHRGRSREDSGGLNLPSEAGRNGFIRFEVVTASLSFLTNFEDVYKLWGFVAKFLNPGFGREGSLPTVEEEEDAED, from the coding sequence ATGCATTTCTCTCTGTGGAAGCAAATCCACCACTGCGCCACTCTCATCTTACACAAGAGCAAAAGCAGCCGAAGAAGAAGCCCCGATTCCTCCCTCAACGCCAGCAAAGAAGCTGCCTTGCTTCGGAAGCTCTACGAAGACAAGCTCAGGGAAGCTCTAGAGGAAGCCTCCGAGAACGGGTCCCTCCTCAAATCCCAAACCATCGACCAAGAAGAGAATCAAGTTGGCCGCTCCAGATCCTTAGCTAGACTCCACGCGCAGCGTGACTTCCTACGCGCCACCGCTTTAGCAGCCGACCATGTATACTCCTCAGAAGACTCCCTCCCCGACCTCCTCGAAGCTCTCGCCAAGTTCCTCGCCATGTACCCCAAGTACCAAGCTTCAGACAAAATCGACCAGTTGAGATCTGACGAGTACAGCCACTTGTCAAGCTCAAAGGTATGTCTAGACTACTGCGGGTTTGGTCTCTTCTCTTACGTCCAGACTCTCCACTATTGGGACACGTGTACTTTCAGCCTATCCGAGATCACTGCTAATTTAAGCAACCACGCGCTCTACGGTGGAGCTGAGAGCTCCACCGTGGAGCACGATATCAGAGCCAGGATCATGGACTACTTAAACATCCCCGAGAGCGAGTACGGCCTCGTCTTCACCGTGAGCAGAGGCTCAGCTTTCAAACTCCTAGCCGAGTCCTACCCTTTCCAGACGAACAAGCGTCTTCTGACAATGTTCGACCACGAGAGCCAGTCTGTTAACTGGATGGCGCAGACTGCTAAGGAGAAAGGCGCCAAGGCGTACAACGCGTGGTTCAAGTGGCCTTCTTTGAAGCTTTGTTCGACCGATTTGAAGAAGAGGCTGTCTTACAAGAAACGGAAGAAGAAAGACTCCGCGGTGGGGCTGTTCGTGTTCCCTGCCCAGTCGAGGGTGACCGGGGGTAAGTACTCTTACCAGTGGATGGCTTTGGCTCAGCAGAATCATTGGCATGTGTTGCTTGACGCTGGCTCTTTAGGTCCTAAAGATATGGACTCCCTCGGTTTGTCGTTGTTCCGTCCTGAGTTTATTATCACTTCGTTCTACCGTGTGTTTGGTCATGATCCGACGGGGTTTGGTTGTCTTTTGATTAAGAAGTCAGTGATGGGTTCTCTTCAGAGTCAGTCTGGGAAGACAGGTTCAGGTATAGTGAAGATCATTCCTCAGTATCCGCTCTATCTGAGTGATTCAGTAGATGGTCTTGACGGATTAGTTGATAAGACAGAAGAAGAAGCTCGTCGTCCGGCTTTCTCAGGAGCATACACTTCAGCACAGGTGAACGATGTGTTTGAAACAGAAGATAACATCTCTTCAGACAGAGATGGGACTACCAGCACGGCGATTTTCGAAGAGACTGAGAGTGTTTCGGTTGGAGAGCTGATGAAAAGTCCCGTGTTTAGTGAAGATGAGTCGTCTGAGAACTTCTGGATCGATCTTGGTCAAAGCCCTGATCAGCATAACAAGATTGTATCTCCTCCATTGCCACCGGTTTGGTTCTCCAAACAGAAACACTCGCCTAAACCAGTGGTACCAAAGAGTTACAGTAATCCTATATACGATGGTGGTAGAGACGTCCTCTCGTTCGACGCTGCTGTTATGTCAGTTACAGAGAAAGGGACAAACACTGCACCTTTGAGGAGTTCTGATGGTTCATCAGAGATCAAAGAGAGCGCGATTAGACGAGAGACAGAAGGAGAGTTCAGGTTGCTAGGAGGGAGAGACGGCGGTAGAAGCAGGGTATTAGGTGTGGAGGATGAACACACAAGCAAAGGAAGAAGAGTTTCGTTTAACGTTGACCGTATTAGTCATAGTGTAGTAGAGCCTGGTGAAGCCTCTCTAGCTAGTGTTTACGATGACGAGTACAATCACACTAGTGATGAGGAGGTTGCTGATGATGAATGGGATAGGAGAGAGAACGAGACCGAGATTGTTTGCAGACATATCGACCATGTGAACATGCTTGGTCTCAATAGAACAACGACCAGGCTCAGGTTTTTGATTAACTGGCTTGTGGTGTCGTTACTGCAGCTACAAGTGGCTGAACCAGGAGGAGGGAGGAGCGTGAGTCTTGTGCAGATATACGGACCAAAGATCAAATACGAAAGAGGGGGAGCGGTTGCATTCAACGTTAGAGATAGGAGCAAAGGTTTTGTTAGTCCAGAGATTGTTCAGAGACTGGGTGAGAGAGAAGGTATATCTTTAGGGATTGGTATACTGAGTCACATACGCGTGGTGGATGATGATAATAAACATAGAAGCCATAGAGGGAGGAGTAGAGAAGATAGTGGTGGTTTGAACTTGCCGAGTGAAGCTGGGAGGAACGGGTTTATAAGATTTGAGGTTGTGACAGCTTCTCTTAGCTTCTTGACGAACTTTGAAGATGTTTACAAGCTTTGGGGGTTTGTGGCAAAGTTTTTAAACCCTGGTTTTGGCAGAGAAGGTTCGCTTCCTactgttgaagaagaagaagatgcagaGGACTAA
- the LOC111202030 gene encoding cell division cycle-associated protein 7-like: MFFFFLLLSRENSHKVKSTMPAMNSNVSIYEKCREERIKENLQRMQNLGLMDLSLKLKSGTRPAKRRYTKAADSNPDLRSTPPLQLSVSTRRSSRLKNASPVTYFEEAEEKKGKASKEVVLWLPEGGERPEVYTDEHEKLLGNTERVWELFVDGYAPDGKRIYDPVKGKTCHQCRQKTLGYRTQCSKCHPSVTGQFCGDCLYMRYGEHVLEALENPDWICPVCRGICNCSLCRKRKGWLPTGNAYKKVCKLGYKSVAHYLILTKKQSETNEDDETEDTTSQASAKRSLSFKEAKASSEGEDDLILQITDGLEAQENHVDDGDEGANKNQGSARKSLSFLSGGDNQTSVVDDIKPLDVNEMDHPATPVETSSGEREDGETKGGKRKKMSVEPNPNSIGGRLRQRRKSQV, translated from the exons atgttcttcttcttcttattattaTCCAGAGAGAACTCTCACAAAGTCAAATCAACAATGCCTGCGATGAACTCAAACGTATCGATCTACGAGAAATGCAGGGAAGAGAGGATCAAGGAGAATCTCCAGCGGATGCAGAACCTCGGCCTCATGGATCTCTCCCTCAAGCTCAAATCCGGGACCCGACCCGCCAAGAGGCGCTACACTAAAGCTGCCGATTCGAATCCGGATCTTAGATCTACTCCTCCTCTTCAGCTCTCCGTCTCCACCAGGCGATCCTCAAG GTTGAAGAATGCTTCGCCGGTTACCTACTTCGAGGAAGCGGAGGAGAAGAAGGGTAAAGCGTCTAAAGAAGTGGTTTTGTGGTTACCAGAAGGAGGCGAGAGGCCTGAGGTTTACACTGATGAGCATGAGAAGCTGCTTGGTAACACAGAGCGGGTCTGGGAGCTTTTTGTCGACGGTTACGCTCCGGATGGGAAGCGGATCTATGATCCCGTTAAAGGAAAGACTTGCCACCAGTGCAG gCAGAAGACTCTTGGCTATCGTACACAATGCAGCAAGTGTCATCCATCTGTTACAGGTCAATTCTGTGGAGATTGTTTGTACATGAG GTATGGAGAACATGTGCTTGAGGCACTGGAGAATCCGGACTGGATTTGTCCTGTCTGTCGCGGGATCTGCAACTGCAGTCTCTGTCGTAAACGCAAAGGGTGGTTGCCTACTGGTAATGCTTACAAGAAG GTATGTAAGCTAGGGTACAAGTCTGTTGCACATTACCTGATTTTGACCAAGAAGCAGTCAGAGACAAATGAGGATGATGAAACTGAAGACACTACTTCCCAAGCTTCTGCAAAGAGATCGCTATCTTTCAAAGAAGCAAAGGCGTCTtcagaaggagaagatgatctCATTCTCCAGATCACCGATGGGCTTGAGGCTCAGGAGAATCACGTTGACGATGGTGATGAAGGGGCAAACAAGAATCAGGGTTCGGCTAGGAAGTCATTGAGTTTCTTGTCTGGTGGGGACAATCAAACTTCAGTGGTTGATGATATCAAGCCATTAGATGTGAATGAGATGGATCATCCAGCAACTCCTGTTGAGACTTcttctggagagagagaggacggaGAAACAAAAGGAggcaagaggaagaagatgtctGTTGAGCCAAACCCAAATAGTATTGGTGGAAGACTCAGGCAGCGTCGTAAGAGTCAAGTTTGA
- the LOC125580514 gene encoding putative glucose-6-phosphate 1-epimerase codes for MGVSEQCGRRPRFTMGNKANLIFLWAMLVSVVVMATRHRPFQRTKGINGLEKIIVRDPRGRSFEVYLYGGQVTSWKNEKGEDLLFMSTKAIFDHPTPIRGGIPVLFPQYANTGPLPSHGFVRQRFWKIDANPPPLSSHPSSTAHIDLILKSSKADLKIWPHKFVYRLRVALGHGGDLTLTSRIRNSDVKLFNFTFGLHPYFSVSDISQIQVEGLQNLDYLDQLKNRTRFTDHGKFITFNSQLARLYLKTPNKIRIVDHKKKKTIVVRKEGQADAVVWNSWDKKVVDLGVEDYRRFVAVEPVEVEKPIILKPGQEWKAIFQVSVVPSGCSRKSCIPHT; via the exons ATGGGAGTGAGTGAGCAGTGTGGGAGGAGGCCACGATTCACGATGGGGAATAAGGCAAATCTGATCTTCTTATGGGCTATGCTCGTTTCAGTTGTGGTCATGGCCACGAGGCATCGTCCCTTTCAGCGGACTAAGGGCATCAATGGTCTCGAGAAGATCATTGTCCGCGACCCTCGCGGCCGATCTTTCGAG GTTTACTTGTATGGAGGTCAAGTGACTTCTTGGAAGAATGAGAAAGGAGAGGATTTACTTTTTATGAGTACCAAG GCTATATTCGATCATCCAACACCTATTCGTGGAGGGATTCCAGTATTGTTTCCGCAA TACGCTAACACTGGTCCACTTCCCTCACATGGATTTGTCAGACAAAGGTTCTGGAAAATTGATGCTAATCCACCTCCTTTATCATCACATCCTTCTTCTACTGCTCACATTGACCTCATCTTAAAATCATCCAAAGCTGATTTGAAGATTTGGCCTCATAA ATTTGTATATCGACTGAGAGTAGCATTGGGGCATGGTGGAGACTTGACTTTGACGTCTCGTATTAGAAACTCTGATGTAAAGCTGTTTAACTTCACATTTGGTCTTCACCCCTATTTCTCTGTTTCCGATATCAG TCAAATTCAGGTGGAAGGATTGCAAAATTTGGATTATCTTGACCAACTAAAGAACAGAACACGTTTCACTGACCATGGcaaatttataacttttaattcACAG CTTGCGAGGCTTTACCTAAAGACTCCAAACAAGATCAGAATCGTGGACCACAAGAAAAAGAAGACAATCGTGGTACGCAAGGAAGGACAAGCTGATGCAG TGGTGTGGAATTCATGGGACAAGAAAGTGGTCGATTTGGGAGTTGAAGATTACAGACGTTTTGTTGCTGTGGAACCAGTTGAGGTCGAGAAACCGATTATATTGAAACCTGGACAAGAGTGGAAAGCGATTTTCCAAGTGTCTGTGGTTCCTTCTGGTTGCTCCAGGAAGTCATGCATTCCTCAtacttaa
- the LOC106437580 gene encoding nuclear pore complex protein NUP58 yields the protein MSSFNLFSTPQQPQQQTTTPSPFQTQPQQPSFQPQTNSFFSQPPQQQNQTPSFQPQQFQQQQQPQQQVQQLYLFTNDKAPASYGTKWADLHPDSQKLLLQIEGKILEYRSESQRLDQCSRLYDSSVSTEGFEFDASRIVQELGGINTTMDRQKAVLHELMVVVKAMLRDSEVAVRSFIMLQPRFPQSKPAGGGGAAAGSEAQGANPAAASSSGHQQQGVASVVQVSDFYRGVPRKPTVFLQQTVARFEKYLGECRQWVEELEQLLALDSDKFSRRVSLLESLPKVISNVHDFFVHVAAKVENIHQYIESMRTAYLADQRRRGECHDPFLEADRRETAKQEAAAKRVHPTLHLPANTTTVTQTSTQVAGLITSSNAPPASAAFPTPNSSSGGGLFLSTPASSAPATSLFATPSSAAPSSSLFGPTTTPSQTPLFGSSPASTFGSAPSLFGQPTPSIAATPSQFAGITPGSGASFGSMTKYSRPKSRTSRR from the exons ATGTCGTCGTTCAATCTATTCTCCACCCCACAACAGCCCCAGCAACAAACAACAACTCCTTCTCCCTTTCAAACTCAGCCACAACAGCCCTCGTTTCAGCCGCAGACCAATTCCTTCTTCTCCCAACCTCCACAGCAGCAGAATCAAACGCCGTCGTTTCAGCCGCAACAgttccaacaacaacaacaaccacaaCAGCAAGTACAGCAGCTGTATCTCTTCACGAACGATAAAGCCCCGGCGAGTTACGGCACCAAGTGGGCAGATCTTCACCCCGATTCTCAAAAACTCCTCCTCCAGATCGA AGGGAAGATATTGGAGTACAGAAGCGAGAGTCAGAGGTTAGACCAATGCAGTCGTCTTTACGATTCCTCTGTTTCAACCGAAGGGTTCGAGTTCGATGCAAGCCGCATTGTTCAG GAGCTTGGTGGGATTAACACTACAATGGACAGACAAAAAGCTGTTCTCCACGAGCTTATGGTGGTTGTTAAAGCCATGCTGCGTGATTCCGAGGTTGCTGTTCGGTCTTTCATTATGCTACAGCCAAGATTCCCTCAATCTAAGCcagctggaggaggaggagctgcTGCTGGTTCTGAGGCGCAGGGAGCTAATCCGGCTGCTGCTTCTTCCTCTGGTCATCAACAGCAAGGAGTTGCTTCCGTTGTTCAAGTTTCTGATTTTTACCGTGGGGTTCCGAGGAAGCCCACTGTTTTCTTACAGCAGACGGTTGCGAGGTTTGAGAAGTATCTAGGCGAGTGTAGACAGTGGGTTGAGGAGCTGGAGCAGCTGCTTGCTTTGGATTCCGACAAGTTTAGTCGGCGCGTTTCTCTTTTGGAGTCTCTTCCGAAAGTCATCTCTAATGTCCATGACTTCTTTGTTCATGTCGCTGCTAAGGTTGAGAATATTCACCAATACATTGAGTCGATGAGGACGGCGTATCTTGCTGACCAGCGGCGGAGAGGAGAGTGCCATGACCCGTTTCTTGAGGCTGATCGGAGGGAAACAGCGAAACAAGAAGCTGCTGCTAAAAGAGTCCACCCAACTCTTCATCTACCTGCTAACACTACTACAGTTACACAAACCTCAACCCAAGTTGCTGGATTGATTACCAGCTCAAATGCTCCACCAGCATCTGCAGCCTTTCCAACACCAAACTCTTCTTCAGGAGGTGGGTTGTTTCTTAGCACGCCTGCTTCTTCTGCACCTGCGACTTCTCTATTTGCTACACCATCTTCTGCTGCTCCTAGCTCTTCTTTGTTTGGACCAACAACTACTCCTTCGCAGACACCACTCTTTGGTTCTTCACCGGCTTCTACGTTTGGTTCTGCTCCATCTTTGTTTGGACAGCCAACTCCATCTATTGCTGCTACTCCTTCACAGTTTGCAG